In the genome of Pseudomonas putida, one region contains:
- the greB gene encoding transcription elongation factor GreB → MSTNIITTEGHEALKKELDHLWRVYRPEITQKVTWAASLGDRSENADYQYNKKLLREIDRRVRYLRKRLEDVKVVAYSPQQEGKVFFGAWVEIENDEGEALKFRIVGYDEIYGRNDYISIDSPMARALLKKEEGDEVVVKTPTGEATWYVNRIHYGIDG, encoded by the coding sequence TTGAGCACCAACATCATCACCACTGAAGGTCATGAGGCTCTGAAGAAGGAGCTCGATCACCTGTGGCGGGTCTATCGTCCTGAGATTACCCAAAAGGTCACGTGGGCTGCGTCCCTGGGGGACCGTAGCGAGAACGCGGATTACCAGTACAACAAGAAGCTGTTGCGGGAGATCGACCGCCGGGTCCGGTACCTGCGCAAGCGGCTTGAAGACGTCAAGGTGGTTGCGTATTCGCCCCAGCAAGAGGGCAAGGTGTTCTTCGGTGCCTGGGTGGAAATCGAGAACGATGAAGGCGAGGCGCTCAAGTTTCGGATCGTAGGATATGACGAAATCTATGGGCGCAACGACTACATCTCCATCGACTCGCCCATGGCGCGGGCGCTGCTCAAGAAAGAAGAGGGGGATGAGGTGGTGGTGAAGACACCCACAGGGGAGGCTACCTGGTACGTCAATCGTATTCATTATGGGATTGATGGATAG
- a CDS encoding transglycosylase SLT domain-containing protein — translation MLRSLLIPLLLVGLTLAAPANARLPGPQQHVPASQVRDLAQIRSSKVLRVLVNQSRNSSGEVKGEPVGVEYHRLRGLEHYLNARAQDGQQIRLKLIPRAKEQLLAALQRGEGDLAAPGELLDPALVRGVSGSVAVRDQVQLMLVGRKGERSFRRVDQLSGRTVALTSASAAGAMITQINQQLALRKRAPIKVEWVDASLAVEDVLEMVQAGIYHLTVVERPIAERWARVMPRLRLDSRVSLGQPQAMRWYVRRDASMLLATVDRFLEGYRVPANQDAAFERIYRRQYRVHDPLARKDRKRLEALRTVLQKHGAAQQIDWLNLAALAFKESTLNPAARGGGGAHGLMQITPAAARRVGVNDIASVEGNVQAGARYLALIRRKFFASPQLNERERMAFILAAYNLGPERVQAMRAEARRRGLNSNQWFFQTERIAMEQVGMGPVNFVNSVNKYFLAFNRQRESLERVANR, via the coding sequence ATGCTGCGATCGCTGCTGATACCGCTGCTGCTTGTCGGCTTGACCCTGGCCGCACCGGCCAATGCCCGACTGCCGGGCCCCCAGCAGCATGTCCCGGCCAGCCAGGTCCGCGACCTTGCGCAGATCCGCAGCAGCAAGGTCCTGAGGGTCTTGGTCAACCAGAGTCGAAACAGCTCGGGAGAAGTCAAAGGCGAGCCGGTGGGGGTGGAATACCACCGCCTACGAGGTTTGGAGCACTACCTCAATGCCCGAGCCCAGGATGGTCAGCAGATCCGCCTCAAACTCATTCCACGCGCCAAGGAGCAACTGCTCGCCGCCCTGCAGCGTGGTGAGGGCGACCTGGCGGCCCCTGGGGAGTTGCTGGACCCGGCGTTGGTGCGTGGGGTCAGTGGCAGCGTCGCGGTTCGGGACCAGGTGCAGTTGATGCTGGTCGGGCGCAAAGGCGAGCGCAGTTTCCGCCGGGTGGATCAGTTGTCTGGGCGGACTGTCGCCTTGACCAGCGCCAGCGCCGCCGGCGCTATGATCACCCAGATCAATCAGCAGCTGGCGCTGCGCAAGCGGGCACCGATCAAGGTGGAGTGGGTCGATGCCAGCCTGGCGGTGGAAGATGTGCTGGAGATGGTCCAGGCGGGTATTTATCACCTGACCGTGGTGGAGCGCCCGATCGCCGAACGGTGGGCCCGGGTGATGCCGCGTCTGCGCCTGGATTCGCGCGTGAGTCTGGGCCAGCCCCAGGCGATGCGCTGGTATGTGCGCCGTGACGCCAGCATGTTGCTCGCCACGGTGGATCGCTTTCTGGAAGGCTACCGCGTGCCGGCGAACCAGGACGCGGCCTTCGAGCGTATCTATCGCCGTCAGTATCGGGTGCATGACCCGCTGGCAAGAAAGGACCGCAAGCGTCTGGAGGCATTGCGCACGGTGCTGCAGAAGCATGGCGCTGCGCAGCAGATCGACTGGCTGAACCTGGCGGCGCTGGCATTCAAGGAGTCCACCCTCAATCCGGCGGCTCGCGGCGGGGGTGGCGCGCATGGTCTGATGCAGATCACGCCGGCGGCGGCTCGCCGTGTGGGGGTGAACGACATCGCCTCGGTCGAAGGCAATGTGCAGGCCGGCGCCCGGTACCTGGCATTGATCCGCCGAAAGTTCTTCGCCAGCCCCCAGCTCAACGAGCGTGAGCGCATGGCGTTCATCCTCGCGGCCTACAACCTTGGGCCGGAGCGGGTCCAGGCCATGCGCGCCGAGGCGCGGCGCCGAGGGCTCAATAGTAATCAGTGGTTCTTCCAGACCGAGCGCATCGCCATGGAGCAGGTAGGCATGGGGCCGGTCAATTTCGTCAATAGCGTCAACAAATACTTCCTGGCATTCAATCGGCAGCGAGAATCGCTGGAGCGGGTGGCAAACCGCTGA
- a CDS encoding TatD family hydrolase — MQLIDIGVNLTNSSFHDQQAAVVERAVQAGVVQMVLTGTSLQVSEKALALASQLDPQSLRLFATAGVHPHDASRWDNASERQLRDLLAQARVRAVGECGLDFNRDFSPRPQQEKALEAQLALAAELRLPVFLHEREASTRLLEILKAYRDHLPAAVVHCFTGERQALFAYLDLDLHIGITGWICDERRGTHLHPLVSNIPEGRLMLESDAPYLLPRSLRPKPKKGLNEPAFLPEVLREVALHRGETPEQTAAHTTATSRAFFQLPDTGTGLC, encoded by the coding sequence ATGCAACTGATCGATATTGGCGTCAACCTGACCAACAGCAGTTTCCATGACCAACAGGCCGCCGTCGTCGAACGTGCCGTGCAGGCAGGCGTTGTGCAGATGGTGCTCACCGGCACCAGCCTTCAGGTCAGCGAAAAGGCCCTGGCGCTCGCCTCGCAGCTCGACCCCCAGAGCCTGCGCCTGTTCGCCACCGCCGGCGTGCACCCTCACGATGCCAGCCGTTGGGACAACGCCAGCGAACGCCAACTGCGAGATCTGCTGGCCCAGGCACGGGTTCGCGCCGTGGGGGAGTGTGGGCTCGATTTCAACCGTGACTTCTCCCCTCGCCCACAGCAGGAGAAAGCCTTGGAGGCTCAGCTGGCGCTGGCTGCCGAGCTACGCCTGCCAGTGTTTCTCCATGAGCGTGAGGCCAGCACGCGGCTGCTGGAAATCCTCAAAGCCTATCGGGACCACCTGCCAGCGGCCGTGGTGCACTGCTTCACTGGCGAGCGCCAAGCCTTGTTCGCCTACCTGGACCTGGACCTGCACATCGGTATCACCGGCTGGATCTGCGACGAGCGCCGCGGCACCCATCTGCACCCGCTGGTGAGCAACATTCCTGAAGGCCGTCTGATGCTCGAAAGCGACGCGCCCTACCTGCTGCCGCGCAGCCTGCGCCCCAAGCCCAAGAAAGGCCTCAACGAGCCGGCCTTCCTGCCTGAGGTATTGCGAGAGGTTGCGCTGCACCGAGGGGAAACCCCGGAGCAGACCGCCGCCCACACCACAGCGACTTCCCGAGCGTTCTTCCAGTTGCCTGATACCGGGACCGGCCTTTGTTGA
- a CDS encoding arylesterase, translating into MRVWWLSAGLALYCLAQSAAAGTLLVVGDSISAGFGLDSRSGWVSLLQQRLKDEGYADQVVNASISGDTSAGGQARLPALLVAHKPKLVVLELGGNDGLRGLPPQQLQQNLASMIDQAREVGAKVVLLGMRLPPNYGVRYTSAFAQVYERLSIQKQVPLVPFFLDGVGGVPQMMQADGIHPTVGAQPRLLENAWPAIKPLL; encoded by the coding sequence ATGCGAGTGTGGTGGTTGAGTGCCGGTCTGGCTCTGTATTGCCTGGCCCAAAGCGCGGCGGCGGGTACACTGCTGGTCGTCGGAGATAGTATCAGCGCCGGTTTTGGCCTGGATAGCCGCTCGGGATGGGTTTCCCTGCTGCAGCAGCGCCTGAAGGACGAGGGATATGCCGACCAGGTGGTCAATGCCTCGATCAGCGGAGACACCAGCGCTGGTGGCCAGGCGCGCCTGCCGGCGCTGCTTGTGGCGCACAAGCCGAAACTGGTGGTACTGGAACTTGGCGGCAACGATGGGCTGCGCGGGCTACCCCCTCAGCAATTGCAACAAAATCTTGCCTCGATGATCGATCAAGCGCGCGAGGTGGGCGCCAAGGTGGTGCTGCTGGGCATGCGATTGCCGCCCAATTACGGCGTTCGCTATACCAGCGCCTTCGCTCAGGTGTATGAACGCCTGTCGATCCAGAAACAGGTCCCTCTGGTACCGTTCTTCCTCGACGGCGTCGGCGGTGTGCCGCAGATGATGCAGGCCGATGGCATCCACCCGACCGTCGGGGCTCAGCCGCGCTTGCTGGAAAATGCCTGGCCGGCGATAAAACCGTTGCTGTGA
- a CDS encoding Mpo1-like protein: MNKRLPNLHAWQWRGYHHNHRHPTNLVLHLIAVPLFILGALLVLGGLFGLDLSQLAIGLIALAAGLGLQRHGHRLEAEQPEPFASRKDAVQRLLTEQFITFPRFLLSGAWWRAWRERHKHHR, encoded by the coding sequence ATGAATAAACGCCTGCCCAATCTGCACGCCTGGCAATGGCGTGGCTACCATCATAATCACCGGCACCCGACCAATCTGGTGCTGCATCTGATCGCCGTCCCGCTGTTCATCCTGGGCGCACTGCTGGTGCTCGGCGGCTTGTTCGGCCTGGACCTGAGCCAACTGGCGATCGGTCTCATCGCCTTGGCAGCGGGGCTGGGCTTGCAGCGCCACGGGCATCGCCTGGAAGCCGAGCAACCAGAACCGTTCGCCAGCCGCAAGGATGCCGTGCAGCGCCTGCTGACCGAGCAATTCATCACCTTTCCGCGTTTTCTGCTGAGCGGTGCGTGGTGGCGTGCCTGGCGCGAGCGCCACAAGCATCACCGTTAG
- a CDS encoding ABC transporter ATP-binding protein translates to MGPSILVAQNLSKVVPSAEGDLTVLHALSLSLEQGDSLAIVGASGSGKSTLLGLLAGLDRPTAGKVILAGHDLGPLDEDQRAQVRAEHVGFVFQSFQLLDSLNALENVMLPLELDGRRDAREQARSLLERVGLGKRLSHTPRQLSGGEQQRVAIARAFAAQPAVLFADEPTGNLDSHTGERISDLLFELNKERGTTLVLVTHDERLAQRCRRLIRLDAGRLVAPVEP, encoded by the coding sequence ATGGGCCCCAGCATTCTCGTTGCGCAGAACCTTAGCAAAGTGGTCCCCAGCGCGGAAGGCGACCTGACTGTCCTCCACGCGCTGTCGTTGTCCCTCGAGCAAGGCGACAGCCTGGCCATCGTCGGCGCCTCAGGCTCGGGTAAATCGACCCTGCTCGGCCTGCTAGCCGGCCTCGATCGCCCTACCGCTGGCAAGGTCATTCTCGCCGGCCACGATCTGGGCCCTCTCGATGAAGATCAGCGCGCCCAGGTCCGCGCCGAGCATGTGGGCTTCGTGTTCCAGTCGTTCCAACTGCTCGATAGCCTCAACGCCCTGGAAAACGTCATGTTGCCACTGGAACTCGATGGCCGCCGCGATGCACGCGAGCAGGCCCGCAGCCTGCTGGAGCGGGTCGGCCTGGGCAAACGCTTGAGCCACACGCCCCGCCAGCTCTCCGGTGGCGAACAGCAACGGGTGGCAATTGCCCGCGCCTTCGCCGCACAACCCGCCGTGCTGTTCGCGGACGAACCGACCGGCAACCTGGACAGCCATACCGGCGAACGTATCAGCGACCTGTTGTTCGAATTGAACAAGGAACGCGGGACAACCCTGGTTCTGGTCACCCATGACGAGCGCTTGGCCCAACGCTGCCGACGCCTGATCCGCCTGGATGCCGGCCGCCTGGTGGCGCCCGTGGAGCCCTGA
- a CDS encoding methyl-accepting chemotaxis protein, whose amino-acid sequence MGAWLSNISLKYKFWAVNAVAFVTTLLLVLYAVYLEQQARAEGARNLAIAQAELIAAWPAGQPLPQPSQAVTWRAGQTPIIANQPHEALADAQGWVALPHAWILGDNPLLGAQVIKQGEQRIAVLAGSPSLRQVFFERFTQYAVCVLVLMLAMLCASQLLIRFLLSQLNTLKDVMLHVEKTGDLSARVPLSCGDEVGQMAGAFNAMQATYHRVVSTVARTAAQLDCGAARLAASMDEVRHGMIGQQSETDQAATAINEMSATVHHIAQHAGATRDLSQTADTLAGSGQAVVSRVQDSIAGLSSGVQQTAEMIRQLAEDSQRINGVVSVIHSIAEQTNLLALNAAIEAARAGDLGRGFAVVADEVRNLAKRVQTSTDEITGMVSALQAGTRDAVDFMQESSYKADDCVKQAREAGEALLEITSAVAQMRESNTQIAVAAEQQSQVAEEMNRAVVSIRDVTEETVQQTVGSATTSNELATLAGELNKAIGQLKL is encoded by the coding sequence ATGGGTGCCTGGCTTAGCAATATTTCCCTGAAGTACAAGTTCTGGGCCGTCAACGCGGTGGCCTTCGTCACGACCCTGCTGTTGGTGCTCTACGCGGTGTACCTGGAGCAACAAGCCAGGGCCGAAGGCGCGCGCAACCTGGCGATAGCCCAGGCCGAACTGATCGCGGCCTGGCCTGCAGGGCAGCCACTTCCCCAGCCATCGCAGGCCGTGACCTGGCGGGCCGGCCAGACGCCGATCATCGCCAACCAGCCACACGAGGCCCTGGCCGATGCCCAAGGCTGGGTCGCCCTGCCCCATGCCTGGATTCTGGGCGACAATCCCTTGCTGGGCGCCCAGGTGATCAAGCAAGGCGAGCAGCGCATCGCCGTACTGGCCGGATCCCCCAGCCTGCGCCAGGTGTTCTTCGAGCGCTTCACCCAGTACGCGGTCTGCGTGCTGGTGCTGATGCTGGCGATGCTCTGCGCTTCGCAGTTGCTGATCCGTTTCCTGCTCAGCCAGCTCAACACCCTCAAAGACGTGATGCTGCATGTGGAGAAGACGGGTGACCTGTCAGCCCGAGTGCCACTGTCCTGTGGCGATGAGGTCGGTCAGATGGCCGGGGCCTTCAATGCCATGCAGGCCACTTACCACCGCGTGGTCAGCACGGTCGCACGCACGGCTGCGCAACTGGACTGCGGCGCAGCACGCCTGGCCGCGAGCATGGACGAGGTGCGCCACGGCATGATCGGCCAGCAGAGCGAAACCGACCAGGCTGCCACCGCCATCAACGAGATGTCCGCCACAGTCCATCACATCGCCCAGCACGCGGGTGCCACCCGTGACCTGTCGCAGACCGCCGATACGCTGGCCGGCAGCGGCCAGGCGGTGGTCAGTCGTGTGCAGGACTCCATTGCCGGCCTGTCCAGCGGCGTCCAGCAAACCGCCGAGATGATTCGCCAGCTCGCCGAAGACAGCCAGCGCATCAACGGCGTGGTGAGCGTCATCCACAGCATTGCCGAACAAACCAACCTGTTGGCCCTCAACGCCGCCATCGAGGCGGCTCGGGCAGGTGATCTGGGGCGTGGTTTTGCCGTGGTGGCGGATGAAGTGCGCAATCTGGCCAAGCGCGTGCAGACTTCCACCGATGAAATCACCGGCATGGTGTCCGCTCTGCAAGCAGGCACCCGCGATGCTGTGGATTTCATGCAGGAGAGTTCCTATAAGGCCGACGATTGCGTCAAGCAGGCCCGGGAAGCCGGCGAGGCGTTGCTCGAGATCACCAGCGCCGTGGCACAGATGCGCGAGAGCAATACACAGATCGCAGTCGCTGCCGAACAGCAAAGCCAGGTGGCCGAAGAGATGAACCGGGCGGTGGTGAGCATTCGTGACGTCACCGAGGAAACGGTCCAGCAGACCGTCGGATCGGCCACCACCAGCAACGAACTGGCAACCCTGGCAGGCGAGCTGAACAAGGCCATCGGCCAACTCAAGCTATAA
- a CDS encoding acyl-CoA thioesterase, producing the protein MNFTQLLSAVRECPESVSVPASWGQGRAVFGGLMVALMHEAMRAKLGQGRPVRSLAITFVGPAAPEVPISFEVEVLREGKAVSTLLGRAVQEGQVVTLVQGSFGDGRPSAIEVKAQPAVDMKPLEQAAAELPCIKGVTPEFMRHVALRWAIGGLPFSGNTDRRMGGWVRLRDMADEPVNEAHLLALVDAWPPSLLPHLKQPAAGSTLTWTIEFVQPAPKLSTLDWCRYCVETEHARDGYGHASAALWTAENELIALSRQTVTVFG; encoded by the coding sequence ATGAATTTCACGCAGTTGCTGAGCGCGGTGCGCGAGTGTCCCGAATCTGTCAGCGTGCCGGCCAGTTGGGGCCAGGGGCGCGCGGTGTTTGGGGGGCTGATGGTCGCGCTGATGCATGAAGCAATGCGTGCCAAGCTTGGCCAGGGGCGTCCGGTGCGGTCGTTGGCCATCACCTTTGTGGGGCCGGCGGCGCCTGAGGTGCCAATCAGTTTCGAGGTCGAGGTGTTGCGTGAGGGCAAGGCCGTCAGCACGCTGCTGGGGCGCGCCGTGCAGGAAGGGCAGGTGGTGACGCTGGTGCAAGGCAGCTTCGGGGATGGCCGGCCTTCAGCGATCGAGGTCAAGGCACAGCCTGCCGTGGACATGAAGCCGCTCGAGCAGGCGGCCGCCGAACTGCCTTGTATCAAAGGCGTAACGCCTGAGTTCATGCGTCATGTGGCATTGCGCTGGGCCATTGGCGGTCTGCCCTTCAGCGGCAACACCGATCGCCGTATGGGCGGCTGGGTGCGCCTGCGCGATATGGCCGACGAGCCGGTGAACGAGGCGCACCTTCTGGCGTTGGTCGATGCCTGGCCACCCAGCCTGCTACCGCATCTGAAGCAACCCGCGGCAGGCAGCACCTTGACCTGGACGATCGAGTTCGTCCAGCCAGCACCCAAGCTGTCGACCTTGGACTGGTGTCGCTACTGTGTCGAGACTGAGCACGCCCGTGATGGCTACGGGCATGCCTCGGCCGCCCTGTGGACAGCCGAGAATGAGCTGATTGCCTTGAGCCGACAGACCGTGACGGTGTTTGGTTAG
- a CDS encoding ABC transporter permease produces MTRLSLSRLCGLALRQLSRDARTGEVRVLFFALLVAVAASTAIGYFGARLNGAMQLRASEFLGADLVLQGSSPARDVQISAGEAAGLRHARVVEFTSVVGGDNGIQLSSIKATDAAYPLRGQLRSAAMPYAQETPGGGPAPGEAWVEPRLLVALGLSIGDSIDVGMKTLRMSRVLTYEPDRANNFYSLTPRVLMNITDLPSTGVIQPGSRVSYRDLWSGTPEALAQYRQHVQKSLAANQRLLDTRDGNRQIGGALGKAERYLNMASLVAVLLAGVAVALSASRYSARRLDASALLRCLGLSRHQALGMYCLQLAVLGLIAAAAGALVGWLAQLGLFRLLQGLMPSQVPPGGIAPALAGIGTGLVALTGFALPPLAALGRVPPLRVLRRDLLPVPPSSWLVYGAALLALGLIMWRLSLDLLLTFALLGGGLFAALLLGGLLLLGLRSLRQVLASAPLAWRLGLGQLLRHPLAAAGQALAFGLILLAMTLVALLRGELLDTWQAQLPQDAPNHFALNILPAERDPFAQRLQAINASSAPLYPVIPGRLTHINGQPVQQLVSKESTGERAVQRDLSLTWAAELPEGNTLSAGQWWQGPPTKDGLPGVSVEAQLADSLKLKLGDLLDFDIGGQQRQARVSSLRAVHWDSFQPNFYMIFQPGTLQGLPTTYLTSFYLAPGHDQEVVALSRAFPAVTILQVDALLAQLRSILVQVTLAVEYVLLFVLAAGLAVLFAGLQATLDERIRQGALLRALGAARPLLVKARRIEFGLLGAVSGVLAALGCEVITWVLYRYAFDLAWGPHPGLLMVPVAGAILVGGAGIVGTRRALNASPLVVLREG; encoded by the coding sequence ATGACCCGCCTGTCCCTCTCCCGCTTGTGTGGCCTGGCCCTGCGCCAGTTATCACGTGATGCCCGCACCGGTGAAGTGCGCGTCCTGTTCTTCGCCCTGTTGGTAGCGGTGGCGGCCAGCACCGCCATCGGCTACTTCGGCGCGCGCCTGAACGGCGCCATGCAACTGCGCGCCAGCGAATTCCTCGGTGCTGACCTGGTGCTCCAAGGCAGCTCGCCGGCCCGCGACGTGCAAATCAGCGCGGGCGAGGCAGCCGGCCTGCGCCATGCTCGAGTGGTGGAGTTCACCAGTGTGGTAGGCGGCGACAACGGCATCCAGCTGTCCAGCATCAAGGCCACCGACGCCGCCTATCCCCTGCGCGGCCAACTGCGCAGTGCCGCCATGCCCTATGCCCAGGAAACGCCTGGCGGCGGCCCCGCACCTGGCGAGGCCTGGGTCGAGCCGCGTCTGCTGGTGGCGCTGGGGCTGTCGATAGGCGACAGCATCGACGTCGGCATGAAGACCCTGCGCATGAGCCGAGTGCTGACCTACGAGCCTGATCGCGCCAACAATTTCTATAGCCTCACGCCACGCGTGTTGATGAACATCACCGACCTGCCGTCTACCGGTGTGATCCAGCCAGGTAGCCGGGTCAGCTACCGTGATCTGTGGAGCGGTACGCCCGAGGCGTTGGCGCAGTACCGCCAGCATGTGCAAAAGAGCTTGGCCGCCAATCAGCGTCTGCTCGATACACGCGATGGCAACCGGCAGATCGGCGGCGCACTGGGCAAGGCCGAGCGCTACCTGAACATGGCCAGCTTGGTGGCGGTGCTGCTGGCCGGCGTTGCCGTGGCGCTGTCGGCCAGCCGCTATTCGGCCCGGCGCCTGGATGCCAGCGCCTTGTTGCGTTGCCTGGGGCTTTCCCGCCACCAGGCGCTGGGAATGTATTGCCTGCAACTGGCAGTGCTTGGCCTGATCGCCGCCGCTGCCGGGGCTTTGGTCGGTTGGTTGGCGCAGTTGGGGCTGTTCCGCTTGTTGCAGGGCCTGATGCCGAGTCAGGTGCCTCCCGGTGGCATCGCCCCGGCGCTGGCTGGCATCGGTACCGGCCTGGTAGCCCTGACCGGGTTCGCCCTGCCGCCGTTAGCCGCCCTGGGCCGCGTTCCGCCTTTGCGCGTACTGCGCCGGGACTTGCTGCCCGTGCCACCGAGCAGTTGGCTGGTGTACGGCGCCGCCCTGCTCGCTCTGGGGCTGATCATGTGGCGCTTGAGCCTGGATCTTCTGCTCACCTTTGCCTTGCTCGGTGGCGGGCTTTTCGCCGCCCTGCTGCTTGGTGGCCTGCTTCTGCTGGGCCTGCGTAGTCTGCGACAGGTACTGGCCAGTGCCCCTTTGGCCTGGCGTCTGGGCTTGGGCCAGCTGCTGCGTCATCCCCTGGCTGCCGCCGGCCAGGCCCTTGCCTTCGGCCTGATCCTGCTGGCCATGACCCTGGTCGCCCTGCTCCGAGGTGAACTGCTCGACACCTGGCAAGCCCAGCTACCCCAGGATGCTCCCAACCATTTCGCCCTCAATATCCTGCCTGCCGAACGCGACCCTTTCGCCCAACGGCTGCAGGCGATCAACGCCAGCTCGGCCCCCTTGTATCCGGTGATACCGGGACGCCTGACGCATATCAACGGCCAGCCAGTGCAACAGTTGGTAAGCAAGGAGTCCACCGGCGAGCGCGCCGTGCAGCGCGACCTCAGTCTCACCTGGGCCGCCGAGTTGCCCGAGGGCAACACGCTGAGCGCAGGCCAGTGGTGGCAAGGACCACCGACCAAGGACGGGTTGCCTGGGGTTTCGGTGGAAGCCCAGCTTGCCGACAGCCTGAAACTCAAGCTCGGCGATCTACTCGACTTCGATATCGGCGGTCAGCAACGCCAGGCGCGAGTGAGCAGCTTGCGTGCAGTGCATTGGGACAGCTTCCAGCCCAACTTCTACATGATCTTCCAGCCCGGTACCTTGCAAGGCTTGCCGACGACCTACCTGACCAGCTTCTATCTGGCACCGGGGCATGACCAGGAAGTGGTCGCCCTGTCGCGGGCATTTCCGGCAGTGACCATTCTCCAGGTCGATGCGCTGCTGGCACAGTTGCGTAGCATCCTGGTCCAAGTGACATTGGCAGTTGAGTACGTGCTGTTGTTCGTGTTGGCGGCGGGCCTGGCAGTGCTGTTCGCTGGGCTTCAGGCAACGCTGGACGAGCGTATCCGCCAGGGGGCGTTATTGCGCGCGCTGGGGGCCGCCAGGCCGCTGCTGGTCAAGGCGCGGCGAATCGAATTCGGGCTGCTCGGAGCGGTGAGTGGTGTGCTGGCCGCGTTGGGGTGCGAGGTGATTACCTGGGTGCTGTACCGGTATGCGTTTGATTTGGCGTGGGGGCCGCATCCTGGTTTGCTCATGGTACCGGTGGCGGGAGCGATATTGGTGGGTGGGGCTGGGATCGTGGGGACGCGGCGGGCTTTGAATGCGAGTCCGTTGGTGGTGTTGCGGGAGGGGTAG
- a CDS encoding CHAD domain-containing protein: MAAMLDHVIAQVLTLQVRLLACRERLAGDVDSEALHDLRTTLRRLRSLLRPLRGLPGVQQLEEAARALGGLTTPLRDREVLAAHLISQGHEQAGARRLEGRAGIFASVAVSRQLSRVLEIIDTFPLFLRACAREGLTSGLGKRIDKRLAKQWRMLQKALADPSHDRHRLRLLIKRVRYGDEAYPQLEHAGKKLQRLLKRAQGDLGDWHDRVQWLLLARDHADLAPFREAWERELDEAEQKADVTLEALQAALARR, encoded by the coding sequence ATGGCCGCTATGCTCGATCATGTCATCGCCCAAGTGCTGACCTTGCAGGTCCGTCTGCTGGCTTGTCGGGAGCGGCTGGCGGGCGATGTCGACAGCGAAGCGCTGCACGACCTGCGCACGACACTGCGACGCTTGCGTAGCCTGCTGCGGCCTCTGCGCGGGCTGCCCGGCGTACAGCAGTTGGAAGAGGCGGCAAGGGCCCTGGGGGGGCTTACGACCCCCTTGCGTGACCGCGAGGTGCTGGCGGCCCATCTGATCAGCCAAGGGCACGAGCAGGCCGGGGCGCGTCGCCTGGAGGGCAGGGCGGGCATCTTCGCCAGCGTGGCTGTCAGCCGTCAGCTCTCCCGGGTGCTGGAAATCATCGATACCTTTCCATTGTTCCTGCGGGCCTGTGCACGCGAAGGCTTGACCAGTGGCCTGGGCAAGCGCATCGACAAGCGTCTGGCCAAACAATGGCGCATGCTCCAAAAGGCATTGGCCGATCCCAGCCACGACCGTCATCGTTTGCGCCTGCTGATCAAGCGGGTGCGCTATGGCGACGAGGCGTACCCCCAGCTGGAGCACGCCGGAAAAAAACTGCAACGCTTGCTCAAGCGCGCTCAGGGGGACCTAGGCGATTGGCACGACCGTGTGCAGTGGCTTTTGTTGGCGCGTGATCACGCCGATTTGGCGCCGTTCAGGGAGGCATGGGAGCGCGAACTGGATGAGGCCGAGCAGAAGGCTGACGTTACCCTGGAGGCTTTGCAGGCAGCTTTGGCGCGTCGATAG